A segment of the Gemmatimonas sp. UBA7669 genome:
AGCGGTGTCGGCGGCAACGGCCAGGGAGTCGACGTGCCGGCGTGGAACGACCAGCACGTGCACCGGTGCCTGGGGATGCAGGTCGCGGAACGCCAGGGCCACATCGTTCTGGGCCACGACCTGAGCCGGAATGGTGCCGGCCACGATGCGACAGAAAATGCAGGCGTCGTTCATGCGAGAGAGCCTCCCGTCGGCGTAGCCGACAAACAGGTACGGGCGATGCCGAGGGACACGAGGGCGGCCGTTTCGAAACGCAGAATGGTCGAGCCCAGGCTGACCGAGCGGAAGCCTGCGTCGTGCAACAACGCCAGCTCGTCGGGCTCAACCCCACCTTCCGGACCCACCGCGATAACCACCGGTTCCAGCAAGGGCGCGGCGCCTTCGCCAATGAGCGGGACGCCGGCCGGATCGAGCACCAGGCGATGCCCTGGCGGGGCGGCGAGCACCGCGCGATCGAGTGGCGCCTCCGGAAAGGCCTGGGGCAGCCACGCGCCTTCGGACTGCGCGAGGGCACCTTCCATGCGGGCCCGCACCTTGGCCTGGAAGCTCACGCCCTCTCCGCGCGGCGACACGGAGCGGGAACGTCGCCACATGACCGGACGCCACGAGGTCACGCCGAGTTCCGTGGCCTTCTCCGCCAGCCAGAGCATGCGATCCCTGTCGGCGATGGGCACCAGCAGATGCACGGCCGGCAGCGGCGCGTGCTGCGCCACACGCTGCACCTCGACGTGCACCTGCGACTTGGACAGACGGACCACCTGTCCTTCGCCCACCGCGCCCTGCCCGTCCCGTAGCCCGACTTGCGCGCCGGACTCGAGTCGGAGCACCCGCATATGGCGGGCTGCCTGTTCGTCGAGCACCACGGTGGTGCCGTCGGCAAACGGCTCGGGCGTGATGAACTGCGGCAGCCCGGCGGCTAGGCCTTCGCGATGGCGACCGACCACCAGATGTCCTCCGCATCTTCTGCCAGCACGGTCCACCCGTGTGCCGCCAGCACCTGCAGCATGGTTTCCCGCTCTTCCTGGAGTATGCCGCTCAGAATGGCCGATCCATCGTCGGTGAGCGCCATGCCGATGATGGGCAGGAGTTCGATGAGCACCGACGAGATGATGTTGGCGAGGACAAGCCGCACCGGCGCCACGAGGGGCAGAATGGCCGCCGCGTCCGCCTCGAAGACGTGCACGCGGTCGGCCACACCATTGCGTCGCACGTTGGATTCGGCATCGGGAATGGCCTCGCCATCGAGCTCCACGGCATACACGCGGGCAGCGCCCAGCTTGGCTGCCGCAATGGCGAGAATGGCGCTGCCGGCCCCCAGATCAGCCACCGTGTCTCCGGCCCGCAGTCGCGCCGGCAACAGCCGTACGACACCGCGTGTGGTGGCGTGCTCGCCAGTGCCAAAGGCCATGCCGGGTTCGATGACGATGGTGCGCGCCGGATCGCGGCCCTCGGCCAGCCACGGCGGCGTGACGGTCAGCGCACCGAGTTCGTGCGAGGTAATGCGCGACTTCCACGCCTCCGACCAATCCACATCGGGCACGAGCGAGGTTTCGATGACCACCATCGGGTCGGCCGCCGTGATCGTCGCGTGCACAGCCTCGAGATCGGTACCGGGCGGGAAGTGCGTGACCAGCGACGTCCCGTCTTCGTGCACCCCCTGCGCGCCAACGGCAAACAGGGCAGCCATGCAAGCCTCACGCGGCGCCCCCTCGAACGCGGACGGACGCACGCGCACGCTGGTCCATCGGGCGGATGTGGCGGGTGTATCCCGCGGGGTATCAGGCACCGATGGCTTCCTTCATCTTGGACCAGAAGCCCTTTTCACGCTGCGGCGGAGCGTCGCCCTTGATGCTGGCGAGACGTTCGATGAGCTGCTTCTCCTCGCCGTCCACGGACTGCGGCGTCCAGAGCTGCACCTTGATGTGCAGATCGCCCACACCAGACGCGTTCACCCGTGGCAGCCCCTTGCCGCGCAGGTGAAACACGGTGCCGCTCTGCGTACCGGCTGGGACGCGCAACGACAGGGTACTGGTGAGACCGGGTACCGTGATGTCCGCTCCAAACACCAACTGCGGATACGTGACCAGGGCCTCGCAGAAAAGATCCTCACCGTCGCGGTCGAAACGCTCGTCATCATCGACCTCGAACACCACCAGCACGTCGCCGCGCGTCCCGCCACGCGGCCCGATGTTGCCGGCACCACGCAGCGTCATGTACTGCCCGGTGGCCACACCCGCCGGCACCTGGATCTTGAGCGTGCGTTCGGCGCGTACCCGACCTTCGCCGCGACACTTCTTGCACGGCGACGACACCACGACCCCCTCACCCGCGCAGGTCGGACAGGGCGCCACCGACACAAATTGACCGAAGAACGAACGCTGCGCGCGCCGCACTTCACCGGCGCCACCACATGTGCCGCAGGTGCTCGGCTTGGTTCCAGGTTCCGCACCCGAGCCTTCACAGGCGTCACAGCCATCGAGCACCTTGAGCACGACGGTCTTTTCGACGCCGGTCGCCACTTCGGTGAGCGTGAGTGGCAGGGGCAACTTGATGTCCGACCCGGAACGCGGTCCGCTGCGCCGGCCGCCGGCTGACGCGCCGAACAGGTCGCCGAAGCCGCCGAAGTCGCGCATGAAGATGTTCAGCGCCTCCGACAGGTCGACGTGCTCGTACGCCGCCTGACCGCTGCCACGCAGGCCGGCCTCGCCGTAGCGATCAAACGCGGCGCGCTTCTGCGGATCACGCAGAATGTCGTACGCCTCGGTGATGTCCTTGAATTTTTCTTCCGCCTCCTTCGATCCCCCGTTGCGATCGGGGTGCCACTGCGTGGCGAGGCGGCGATAAGCCTTCTTGATGTCGTCGTCCGACGCATCGCGCGGTACGCCCAGAACCGCGTAGAAATCAGCCATGGGAACCTATGGGGATATCCGGGAAATCGTGCAGCAACCCCGTAAGATAACCCACCCCGGGCTCCGGCAGGGTGTCAGCCCCGGACCGGGGCACCCAACGCCCCGGGGGCCGAGTCAGCAGAGCAGGTCGGACACCAGCTGGGAGGTGTGATCGACCAGGGCAATGACCTTGTCGTAGGGCATGCGCGTGGGACCGATAACGCCAATGACCCCGCTCAGCGAACCCACATGGTATTCCGCGGTGACCACCGTGAACGGCTCCAGGCGTGGATCGCCATGCTCGTTGCCGATGGTGATGGACAGCCCCTTGCCCCCAGCCCGCGTGCCCAGAAACGTGGCCAGTTGCTGACGGGTCTCCGTGAGCTCGATGAGCTGTCGCAGGCGTTCCCCACTGGCAAACTCCGGCTGGTCGGCCAGCAGCGAAGGCTGGGCGAGGACCACCGTGTCCACCGGCTCAGCGGCTCGGCCAAACACCTGCTCCCCTTCCTGCACGAAGATGTTCAGCAACTCAGCGGCGCCGGGTGATGCGCTGACGTCTCGCAGGCGCGAGGCCAGTCCGCTTCGCACCTGATCGAGCGTGAGGCCCGCAAGGCGCTCGTTGAGGACGATGGTGACGTCAACCAGCGCTTCGTCGGCAATGACACCGGGGACTTCCACGAAGATGGTGCGCACGGCGCCGCCAGAAAGACCAAGCACCATGAGCAGTCGGTCGCTGGCCACGCGCACCAGTTCCACTTTTTGCAGCGTGGCCCGCTCGAGACGCGGACCGAGCGCCACACCCAACTCCTGGGTGAGCACACCCAGTGACTGCGCGGCGCGACGGAGGATGTTCTCGATGGCCGAACTGCCGCTTTCGATTTCCATCTGCAAACGGCGCCGCTGCTCACCAGACAACGGGTCGACGCGCATGAGCGAATCGACGTACACGCGGTAGGCCTTGTCGGTGGGAATCCGGCCGGCCGACGTGTGCGGATGGAAGAGAAAGCCCTTCTCCTCCAGGTCGCTCATGGTGTTGCGAATGGTGGCCGGCGAAATGCCCAGACCGAAGCGACGGGACAGCGTACGCGACCCGGCCGGTTCGGCCGTGGCCACGTAGCTGTGAATGACCGCCTCGAGCACCTGACGTTCGCGCTCGGAGAGCTCACCGCTGTTGGTATTGCCGAAAGGTGTCGTGCCGAAGGCGCTCATGCCGAAGCCTACGAGCGTCCGCGAAACGCTGTCAAGTCGGCAGCGAGTGCATCGAGGCGCAGCCAACCGGTCGCGGTGCAACGCGCACGCCACTCGCCACCGGTTTCAGTGAGCACCACCCATCCGGCCTCGACCCACGGCGCCACATGCAGCCGCTCGCCGGCGTTCAGCACCAGCCCGTCCACCGTTCGCAGCCCGAGGTACACCGCCTCGGCCGCGCGATTGTCCGCCGTGAGCGCCTCGCGGTCTTCCATGGGGTCCCGGCCCTCCTGCACCGCCCGGTCCCAGGCCGCGTAGGCGGACAGATTCCAGCGCCGAAACCTGCCATCAAAATCGTGCGCGCCCGGCCCAAGTCCCACATAGGGCACGCCGCGCCAATAGGCCGAGTTGTGGCGCGCGCGTCGTCCGGCCAACGCGAAGTTGGACACTTCGTAGTGTTCGTAGCCCGCGGCCGTGAGCCGCGCATGCGCGTCGAGAAACTCGGCCTCATAGCGCGACTCATCAGCCTCCTGCACTTCGCCTCGCGCCTGCCAGCGCCCGAGCGGCGTGCCCGGCTCGATGGTGAGGCCATACAGCGACACATGATCGGCGCCAAGCGACAGAATGGCCTGCACATCGCGTGTCCAGTCGCGCGCCAGAGCAGCGGGCGCCGCAAAGATCAGATCCACCGAGAAGTTGGCAATGCCGCCCCTTCGCACGGCGTCCACGACCTGCCGCGCACGCTCGGCGTCATGCACCCGATGCATCCACTGCAGCACGCGGTCATCGAAACTCTGAATGCCGATGGACAGGCGATTGACGCCCGCTGCCCGCCACGACGCGACGGCTTCGTCGGTGATGTCCTCGGGGTTGGCCTCGAGGGTGACTTCGGCATCCGGTGCGAGCTGCACATGCTGCGCGAGGGCCGCGAGCGTGGCCGCCACGCCCTCGGGTCCGAGGCGCGACGGTGTGCCTCCGCCCAGATAGAGCGTGTCCAGCGGCCCGCAACGCGACGCGATCTGTCGGATGCGGCACTCGTCATGCACAGCGCTGGCGTAGCGCTCCCACGGCACGGTGCGACGGACCGCGATGGCAAAATCGCAATAACTGCAGCGCCGCGCACAAAAGGGGACGTGCAGATAGAGATGGCGCGTCAGCGTGTCCGTACTCACACGCCAACGGCGGGCCGCACCTGTCCGCCCGCCTCCACTGTGACGAGCCCGTCGATCTCGAGCATGGCGAGCAGCGCCGCCACGCGGCGCGGCGCGAGGCCCGTGTGTTGGGCGATGAGCGACGGCTCCTGCAAACCCTGTCCGATGGCATCCCAACAGAGGGCGGCGTCGTCACTCAGCACCGGCCCCTGTGGCGGCAGCAGGTCGATCTGCAGTTCCGCCAGTACGTCCTCCGGACGGAGCAGCGCCGTGCCCTGCTTGTGCAACCAGGCATTGCTGCCGCGCGCCTGTGGCACGTCGATGGCATTGGGCACGACATACACACGACGCCCCAACGCCTGCGCCACCTCGGCGGTAATGAGCGCGCCACTGTCTTCCGGCGCTTCGACCACCACGGTGGCCGCGGCGAGCGCCGCAATGATGCGATTGCGACGCGGAAAGGAACCCGCATGCCCCGGATCACCCGGGGCGTGCTCAGACACCAGCAGACCCTCGCGGGCAATGCGCTCCTGCAACGGCCGATGCCCACGCGGATAGTAGTGATCGATGGCCGTACCGAGAACGGCAGCGGTACGACCACCGGCGGCAAGCGCGGCTTCGTGTGCCGCCCCATCAATGCCGCGCGCCAGGCCACTGATGACACTCACGCCATGCCGCGCGCAGCATTCGGCAATGGCCTTGGCGACGCGCAGCCCGTACGGCGAGGCGTGTCGGGTGCCCACAATGGCCACCGCGGGCGCTGCCGCCGCCAACCACGAGCCTCGCACCCACAGTGTCTTGGGTGGATCGCGCAATTCTTCGAGACCCGACGGATAGTCGCGGTCGCCGCGGTGCACGGCGCGTTGCCCACTGTGCTCCGCCGGCTCGACCGGCGCAGCCCCCTGCTTCTCAGGGAAGAAGCTGCGCATCCCGGATGGGCTGTTCGGCCGCCGTGCGCATGGCCAGCAACTGCCGCCACCACCCGTCGAGCAAGTCATCAAGTCCCATGCGGCCGGCGGCCGAAATGGCATAGCGGCCGAAGGCGCCCGGCGCCTCCACCTCGGGGATGTAGTGCTCTCCCAGCAGATCGAGCTTGGTGAACACCACGCAATAGGGCTTGGCCGCCAGTTCCGCCGAGTAGGCCGCGATTTCGTTGCGCAACTGATCGAGCTCTGCCTGCCAGTCCATGGTGTCGATGGGCACCATGAACGCGAGCAGGCGCGTGCGCTCGATGTGGCGCAGAAATTGGAGCCCGAGTCCCTTGCCCTCGTGCGCCCCTTCGATGATGCCGGGAATGTCTGCCACCACAAACGAGCGATGATCGCTGAGCGGCACCACGCCGAGATTGGGCGAGAGCGTGGTGAATGGATAGTCGGCGATCTTGGGGCGCGCGGCGGAAATCACCGACAGCAGCGTGCTCTTGCCTGCGTTGGGTTGGCCCACGAGGCCCACATCGGCAATGAGCTTGAGCTCGAGCTCGAGGGTGCGGGCCTCACCCTCTTCGCCGGGTTGCCACTCGCGAGGCGACTGATGTGTGGCGGTGACAAAGAACGCGTTGCCCTTTCCGCCGCGTCCGCCCTTCGCCACGAGCAGCGAGTCGCCGTGCTCCATCACCTCGCCGATCAGTTCCTTCGTCTTGGCATCACGTACGACGGTGCCGGGCGGCACCGGGAGAATGACATCGTCGCCGGATCGCCCCGTCCGATTGGAGCCCTCACCGTGCTGGCCCCGTTCGGCCTTCCACGAATCGCGATAGGTGTAGTCCAGCAGCGTGGTGAGATTGCGGTCGCCGCGTACAATCACGTCGCCACCGCGTCCACCGTCACCGCCGTCTGGCCCACCCATGGGCACATACTTCTCCCGACGGAACGAAGTCTGTCCCGAGCCACCGGTGCCGGCTTCCACCTTCACTTGTACGCGATCGACGAACATGAGAATCCCGAAAATGTGCGGAGCGCCGTTGCGCTCTTACTTGCCCTGGACGCGCGCCCAGAGCCCCTGATACCGACGAACATCATCCGCGTCCAACAGTGGTGCCACCACCGCCAGCGTGTCGCTTACAACAGCCGCTGACGCGCCGGCGTGCAGCGCCCCGTGCAAATGCGAGTGCAACTGCCGATCCTGTCGAGCAATGGCGCAGGCTGCGACAATGCAGAGCTCCCGGCGCGCCAGATCGAGCGGCGCACGCGAGAGCACCTTGCCATAGCCTTCCTCGATCATCCACTGGTCGAGGGCGGGATGCAGCTCCGCAATGTTGACGCGCAAGCGCTCATAAAAGCGCCCGTACACCGTGGCACAGGTGCGCTCACCCTGCGCCAGTCGCTCCGCCGGATCATCAATGGCTTCGGCATCAACCGTCGGTGCTGACCGACCGCTGATGCGCCGCCATTCGCGCGCCGCATTGAGCGCGCGTGGAAATCCGGCGAAGAGATACGTCTGCAGGATAACCTCCTCCACCCACTCTGCCCGCACCTGCGCCGCGGCACCCGCCAACGCCTCGCGGATATCGCCCTCCGAGCCACCGGCCAGCAAGGCCGCGAGGCGCACCAGCTCCGCCGTTTCCGCGTCGAGTACCGCAAGCGGCGTGTGGCGGGCGGCGGCGTCGGGCAGTGTAACCTGCTCTGCGTGACCCTGTGTCATCGTTTTGTCGCGCATGCCATCTTCACGACGCGCGTTCATGGGTGGCTCATGCGTTGAACTCCCAGACGTCGCCCACGTCGGCATCGCCGACCGTAATCACGCCCACCGACTCCCCGCGCGTATTGCGCACGCTGCGCTGCAACAGGTCACGCAGGGCCTCGGGCAAGGGATTGGGCAAGGCATCGTACGCCGCGAGCAGCGACAGCACCGCCGGGTACTGCGCCCGCGCCGCCCCATCTTCCACCTTGAGCGCGAAGCCAATGCCGCGATCGACCAGTGCAAAGGTGTGCACACCTTCTGCCCCGATCTTGCAAAGCACATTGCCACCACAGGCTTCCATCAGCAGCGTATCGAACCGCTCGGTGCCGCCGACCAGAAAGGGCTGCGAGGTCATCGCGCTCACCACGCGCCGGCTCGGCGTGTCACCGGACGCGGCTGCCTGCACGAGACGCGCATAGGCCAGGGCCATATTGGCGAGCGGCAAGGCGAACACCGACACGCCGCACCCGTCAACCCCCACGGCAATTCGGTCGACCGGCAGCGCCGCCCATTCCGAAACGGCTCGCAGGCAATCCTGTTGCACGGGATGACCGGCGTGCTGATACCCGGCGGTTGGAACCGCTGTTTGCCGTGCCCGTGCGAGCATGGCTGCATGCTTGCCGGAGCAGTTGTTGTGGAGACGGGTGGGACGCTGCGCGGCCTCCCGCAGGCTGCGTACGCCGCGGGACGCGAGGGGCTCATGCGGCCCGCAGGCGAGATCTCCCTCTTCGAGCCCCAGATGCTCCAACATGCGCGCGGCAATCCGCACGTGCTCCGGCTCCCCGCCGTGGGAGGCGCAGGCCAGTGCCAGCTCATCGCTCTCCCAACCCAACGCATCCAGGCCCCCGCTTCGCAGCAGGGGCATGACCTGGAAGGGCTTGGCGCAACTGCGCCACCACACTGGCAGCTCCGGGTCGCGCGACGCGTCCACGAGCACGGCGTCGGCCGTCACGACCGCCGCATGCACCCGATGCCGTGATTCCACGACGCCACCGCGCGTCACGATCACATCAAGTCGACGTGAACGCTGCGGCGGCGAAAAGCCGTCGGCAGCTTGTCCCCGCGACGTCGCGCCAGGGGCCTTGCTCAGAAAGTCAGGGATCCACACCCCCGAAAGGTAATCGACCCGGCTCGGCTTCCGGCCGAACCTACCGGCGACCCTGCCGTCGACGAGGGACCGTCAGGCGGGGACCGTCAGGCGGGGACCGTCAGCGGCGTGCGGCCAGCAAGACGCCGCCCAGCACCAGGGCGCCCCCAAACAGGGTCCAGGGTCCTGGTACCTCGGCAATACCGGGCAGAATCGCCGCCAGCAACGTGGCGCCGACCGGCTCGCCGAGCGTCGTGAGGTTGACCACAAAGGCCGGCAGGTGGCCCAGCGCCCAGTTCATGCCGGTATGCCCGAGCAACATGGGCCCAAGGGCCAGGCCTGCAAAAATGGCCAGCTCCCGCGGGGGCTGCGGCCCCAGCTCGCTCCCTGTTCCGATTGCGAGCGCGAGGCAGACCACAAAGGCAGCCCCGTACACCAGGCCCACGTAGGGCCAGAGATCGAGCCGCTGCCTCAGGCGACGGCCGATGAGGTAGTACCCTGCCGCGGTTACGGCCCCCACGAGGGCCAGCAGGTCACCCAGCAGCGCACGGCTGCCGCTGACCGATCCGGTGGGCGAGAGCGCGTCGGCCAGGCCGGCCAGGCCTCCGGGCACGTCAGCCAGCCCCACCACCAGCGCTCCAATCACGGCCACGCCAACGCCCACCCACTGGCGACGTGACGGCGGCTCGGCAAGGAGCCACGCGGAGGCCGCCGCAATGATGACCGGCTGCAGGTTGACCAGCGCCACGGACGCCGCCACGGTGGTGTAGCGCAGCGAGGCGTTCCACGACCAGAAGTGCAAGGCCAGCAGCGCCCCGGCCCCGCAGGCGAGTCCGAGTTCTGCACGGGACAGTGTGCGCCAGCCACGCCAGCCGCCACCAATGGCCAGCGCCGCCGCGACGATGATCAGTGAAAAACCCAGTCGCCACGTGGCAATGACGAGAGGATCGGCAGCGGAGAGCCGAATGAGCGGCGCGGCAAACGAAATGCCTACCAGCGCGGCGCCGAGCACCAGCCAGGGCGACGGCGCGCGGGCAGCGGGGCGATCGGGATGGGCGGGCGCGGATGTCATCGCCGCCAAGGTAACGCCGAGGTTAGCTTCCCCGCATGACGTCACTCATATCCCGCGACCGTCTGGTCGCGCTGCTCGAGGCTGCGCGGCGGCAGCATGTCGTGATCATTGGCGATGCCATGCTGGACGTGTATTTGCGCGGCGATGTGGACCGCATCTCGCCCGAGGCTCCGGTGCCGGTGGTGCGGGTGCGCGACCGCAAGCTCGCCCTTGGTGGTGCCGCCAACGTGGCGCAGAACGTGGCGGCCATGGGCGCAGGCTGCGATCTGGTGGCCGTGGTTGGAGACGACCGCGCCGGCAGCACCTTGCGCGAGCATCTCGATGCCGGGCGCATGTCTTCGCGGTCGCTCGTAACGGTCGACCGACCCACGACCACCAAGACGCGCGTCATGGCACGGTCGCAGCAGCTCGTGCGCTTCGACGAGGAAGACGACCGCGACCTGCACGACGCCGACGTGGAGGCCGTGCTGGCCGCCATTGCGCGCGCCATGCCCGACGCCACCGCCGTGGTGTTCGAGGATTACAACAAGGGCGTGCTGGTGCCCTCCGTGATCGAGGGCGCGATCGCGATGGCCCGTGCACGAAACCTGCCCGTGGTGGTGGACCCGAAGTACCGCAACTTCTTTGCGTATCGTGGTGCGACGGTGTTCAAGCCCAACCGGCGCGAGCTTGAAAGCGCGCTTGGTGCCGCGGTGGATCTCGACCATCCCGCCACCTTGCCCGACACTCTGGCGCGACTTGGTGTGGAGCACCTCCTGCTCACGCTCGGTGAGCATGGCATGGCGCTGGTGTCGGCCGATACCGCCGCGACCGGCGTGGTGCATCGTGTGCCAACCACGGCGCGCGAGGTCTACGACGTGGTTGGCGCCGGCGATACCGTGACCGCGTATCTGGCCACCATGCTGGCGGCTGGCGCGACAGCGCGCGAGGCCGCCGTGGTGGCCAATTTTGCGGCCGGTGTGGAGGTCGGGAAACTCGGCGCCGCCACCGTGTCGCCAGACGAGGTGCTGGAGGCCTACGATCACCATCTGCACAGCGCCTAGGGTCTTGTGCGGCTGGCACGCGAGCACGGCCTCGCGGTACATTGCCTGTGTAAGACGCGTGCATGGCTACAGCCACCACGTGGGTTCGGTCCGGTAGCTTAGTCGGTCAAAGCGCTCGACTCATAATCGAAGGATCGTGGGTTCAAGTCCCACCCGGACCATGGCACGGCCGTTGGGTTTCCCCCGTGGGGTGTCCCCACGGGCGATTCACAGAGGTGTTGTTTGAATTGTCGCGCGAGGTGTTGGGGGGCTTCCCTCTCCCCGACTCTCCCGTTACGTTCTTGTTCCGCCCAGCAATCGGGCGGTCGCAGTACACGGGCGCGTAGCTCAGCTGGTTAGAGCGCTGCTTTCACACAGCAGAGGTCCGGGGTTCGAGTCCCTGCGCGCCCACTTGCACAACAAGAACGCCGACCATGTTTGCATGGTCGGCGTTCTTGTTGTGGTGTCATGGCAGCGGGACGGTGTGCGCCGACGTGCCCAGCGTGTCCAAGGCCGCCCCAGATGACACGGCGCGTGTCACGCCCTTCGTGACCACCACCCGCGCACCAGCCTGGCGGATGCGACCGATGCTCCGCTCGTCCAGCCTGGCACGCAGCACGATGGTGTCGTCCTC
Coding sequences within it:
- a CDS encoding histidine triad nucleotide-binding protein, which codes for MNDACIFCRIVAGTIPAQVVAQNDVALAFRDLHPQAPVHVLVVPRRHVDSLAVAADTAELGAVLALAAEVARQEGVAESGYRVVTNVGGDGGQTVGHLHWHVLGGRAMSWPPG
- a CDS encoding RsmE family RNA methyltransferase; translation: MVGRHREGLAAGLPQFITPEPFADGTTVVLDEQAARHMRVLRLESGAQVGLRDGQGAVGEGQVVRLSKSQVHVEVQRVAQHAPLPAVHLLVPIADRDRMLWLAEKATELGVTSWRPVMWRRSRSVSPRGEGVSFQAKVRARMEGALAQSEGAWLPQAFPEAPLDRAVLAAPPGHRLVLDPAGVPLIGEGAAPLLEPVVIAVGPEGGVEPDELALLHDAGFRSVSLGSTILRFETAALVSLGIARTCLSATPTGGSLA
- a CDS encoding 50S ribosomal protein L11 methyltransferase, with product MAALFAVGAQGVHEDGTSLVTHFPPGTDLEAVHATITAADPMVVIETSLVPDVDWSEAWKSRITSHELGALTVTPPWLAEGRDPARTIVIEPGMAFGTGEHATTRGVVRLLPARLRAGDTVADLGAGSAILAIAAAKLGAARVYAVELDGEAIPDAESNVRRNGVADRVHVFEADAAAILPLVAPVRLVLANIISSVLIELLPIIGMALTDDGSAILSGILQEERETMLQVLAAHGWTVLAEDAEDIWWSVAIAKA
- the dnaJ gene encoding molecular chaperone DnaJ; translated protein: MADFYAVLGVPRDASDDDIKKAYRRLATQWHPDRNGGSKEAEEKFKDITEAYDILRDPQKRAAFDRYGEAGLRGSGQAAYEHVDLSEALNIFMRDFGGFGDLFGASAGGRRSGPRSGSDIKLPLPLTLTEVATGVEKTVVLKVLDGCDACEGSGAEPGTKPSTCGTCGGAGEVRRAQRSFFGQFVSVAPCPTCAGEGVVVSSPCKKCRGEGRVRAERTLKIQVPAGVATGQYMTLRGAGNIGPRGGTRGDVLVVFEVDDDERFDRDGEDLFCEALVTYPQLVFGADITVPGLTSTLSLRVPAGTQSGTVFHLRGKGLPRVNASGVGDLHIKVQLWTPQSVDGEEKQLIERLASIKGDAPPQREKGFWSKMKEAIGA
- the hrcA gene encoding heat-inducible transcriptional repressor HrcA, with the translated sequence MSAFGTTPFGNTNSGELSERERQVLEAVIHSYVATAEPAGSRTLSRRFGLGISPATIRNTMSDLEEKGFLFHPHTSAGRIPTDKAYRVYVDSLMRVDPLSGEQRRRLQMEIESGSSAIENILRRAAQSLGVLTQELGVALGPRLERATLQKVELVRVASDRLLMVLGLSGGAVRTIFVEVPGVIADEALVDVTIVLNERLAGLTLDQVRSGLASRLRDVSASPGAAELLNIFVQEGEQVFGRAAEPVDTVVLAQPSLLADQPEFASGERLRQLIELTETRQQLATFLGTRAGGKGLSITIGNEHGDPRLEPFTVVTAEYHVGSLSGVIGVIGPTRMPYDKVIALVDHTSQLVSDLLC
- the hemW gene encoding radical SAM family heme chaperone HemW; this translates as MSTDTLTRHLYLHVPFCARRCSYCDFAIAVRRTVPWERYASAVHDECRIRQIASRCGPLDTLYLGGGTPSRLGPEGVAATLAALAQHVQLAPDAEVTLEANPEDITDEAVASWRAAGVNRLSIGIQSFDDRVLQWMHRVHDAERARQVVDAVRRGGIANFSVDLIFAAPAALARDWTRDVQAILSLGADHVSLYGLTIEPGTPLGRWQARGEVQEADESRYEAEFLDAHARLTAAGYEHYEVSNFALAGRRARHNSAYWRGVPYVGLGPGAHDFDGRFRRWNLSAYAAWDRAVQEGRDPMEDREALTADNRAAEAVYLGLRTVDGLVLNAGERLHVAPWVEAGWVVLTETGGEWRARCTATGWLRLDALAADLTAFRGRS
- the dprA gene encoding DNA-processing protein DprA, whose translation is MRSFFPEKQGAAPVEPAEHSGQRAVHRGDRDYPSGLEELRDPPKTLWVRGSWLAAAAPAVAIVGTRHASPYGLRVAKAIAECCARHGVSVISGLARGIDGAAHEAALAAGGRTAAVLGTAIDHYYPRGHRPLQERIAREGLLVSEHAPGDPGHAGSFPRRNRIIAALAAATVVVEAPEDSGALITAEVAQALGRRVYVVPNAIDVPQARGSNAWLHKQGTALLRPEDVLAELQIDLLPPQGPVLSDDAALCWDAIGQGLQEPSLIAQHTGLAPRRVAALLAMLEIDGLVTVEAGGQVRPAVGV
- the obgE gene encoding GTPase ObgE yields the protein MFVDRVQVKVEAGTGGSGQTSFRREKYVPMGGPDGGDGGRGGDVIVRGDRNLTTLLDYTYRDSWKAERGQHGEGSNRTGRSGDDVILPVPPGTVVRDAKTKELIGEVMEHGDSLLVAKGGRGGKGNAFFVTATHQSPREWQPGEEGEARTLELELKLIADVGLVGQPNAGKSTLLSVISAARPKIADYPFTTLSPNLGVVPLSDHRSFVVADIPGIIEGAHEGKGLGLQFLRHIERTRLLAFMVPIDTMDWQAELDQLRNEIAAYSAELAAKPYCVVFTKLDLLGEHYIPEVEAPGAFGRYAISAAGRMGLDDLLDGWWRQLLAMRTAAEQPIRDAQLLP
- a CDS encoding carboxymuconolactone decarboxylase family protein; protein product: MNARREDGMRDKTMTQGHAEQVTLPDAAARHTPLAVLDAETAELVRLAALLAGGSEGDIREALAGAAAQVRAEWVEEVILQTYLFAGFPRALNAAREWRRISGRSAPTVDAEAIDDPAERLAQGERTCATVYGRFYERLRVNIAELHPALDQWMIEEGYGKVLSRAPLDLARRELCIVAACAIARQDRQLHSHLHGALHAGASAAVVSDTLAVVAPLLDADDVRRYQGLWARVQGK
- a CDS encoding asparaginase, which translates into the protein MWIPDFLSKAPGATSRGQAADGFSPPQRSRRLDVIVTRGGVVESRHRVHAAVVTADAVLVDASRDPELPVWWRSCAKPFQVMPLLRSGGLDALGWESDELALACASHGGEPEHVRIAARMLEHLGLEEGDLACGPHEPLASRGVRSLREAAQRPTRLHNNCSGKHAAMLARARQTAVPTAGYQHAGHPVQQDCLRAVSEWAALPVDRIAVGVDGCGVSVFALPLANMALAYARLVQAAASGDTPSRRVVSAMTSQPFLVGGTERFDTLLMEACGGNVLCKIGAEGVHTFALVDRGIGFALKVEDGAARAQYPAVLSLLAAYDALPNPLPEALRDLLQRSVRNTRGESVGVITVGDADVGDVWEFNA
- a CDS encoding DMT family transporter, translated to MTSAPAHPDRPAARAPSPWLVLGAALVGISFAAPLIRLSAADPLVIATWRLGFSLIIVAAALAIGGGWRGWRTLSRAELGLACGAGALLALHFWSWNASLRYTTVAASVALVNLQPVIIAAASAWLLAEPPSRRQWVGVGVAVIGALVVGLADVPGGLAGLADALSPTGSVSGSRALLGDLLALVGAVTAAGYYLIGRRLRQRLDLWPYVGLVYGAAFVVCLALAIGTGSELGPQPPRELAIFAGLALGPMLLGHTGMNWALGHLPAFVVNLTTLGEPVGATLLAAILPGIAEVPGPWTLFGGALVLGGVLLAARR